A region of Ochotona princeps isolate mOchPri1 chromosome 2, mOchPri1.hap1, whole genome shotgun sequence DNA encodes the following proteins:
- the DRAXIN gene encoding draxin — translation MPASPMMLLSLLTLLQLSLASSLAPGTLTRYLPENHIELPELPGPALWEPQAGHLRRRGPGKKERGPGMPGQAQDGAVVTANRQDSGLPGAGQPLPEQSPAGLMRDKHLLLDLALPYAKKENRSPGWERAKKRGREHKRRRDRLRQHRGRALVRGPSSLMKKAEPSNDQTLDAIMEDSSTSLAPTMFFLATLEAASATEESLILPTPSLLPQQAQPRPDGEVMPTLDMALFDWTDYEDLKPEVWPSAEKKEKHWSSPSSDGNQTSPADEESCSHHQDCLPGSCCDLRERVCTPHNRGLNNKCFDDCMCVEGLRCYAKFHRNRRVTRRKGRCVEPETANSDQGSFINV, via the exons ATGCCTGCCTCCCCCATGATGCTCCTGAGCCTCCTGACCCTCCTGCAGCTGAGCCTGGCCAGCTCCCTGGCACCTGGAACCCTCACTCGGTACCTCCCCGAGAATCACATCGAGCTCCCAGagctcccaggccctgccctgtgggAGCCTCAAGCCGGCCACCTTCGGCGGAGGGGTCCAGGCAAGAAAGAGCGGGGCCCTGGcatgccaggccaggcccaggatgGGGCTGTGGTCACTGCCAACAGGCAGGACTCAGggctgccaggagctgggcagccgCTGCCTGAACAGAGTCCTGCAGGCCTGATGCGGGACAAGCACCTGCTCCTGGACCTGGCATTGCCCTATGCCAAGAAGGAGAACCGCTCTCCAGGGTGGGAGAGGGCGAAGAAACGTGGCCGGGAACACAAGCGGCGCAGGGACCGGCTGAGACAGCACAGAG GTCGAGCCTTGGTCCGAGGTCCCAGCTCCCTCATGAAGAAGGCCGAACCCTCCAATGACCAGACCCTGGATGCCATCATGGAGGACTCCTCCaccagcctggcacccaccatgttCTTCCTGgccaccctggaggcagcatctGCTACGGAAGAGTCTCTCATcctgcccaccccctccctgctgccccag CAGGCACAGCCCCGGCCGGATGGGGAGGTGATGCCCACACTGGACATGGCCTTGTTCGACTGGACTGATTATGAGGACTTAAAACCTGAAGTGTGGCCCTCTGCAGAGAAGAAAG AGAAGCACTGGAGCTCACCGTCCAGCGACGGCAACCAGACTTCGCCTGCCGATGAGGAATCATGCAGCCATCACCAGGACTGCTTGCCAG GGTCCTGCTGCGACTTACGGGAGCGAGTCTGCACACCCCACAACCGTGGCCTCAACAACAAATGCTTTGATGACTGCATGTGTGTGGAAG GGCTGCGCTGCTATGCCAAATTCCACCGGAACCGCAGAGTCACGCGGAGGAAGGGACGCTGCGTGGAGCCGGAGACCGCCAACAGCGACCAGGGATCCTTCATCAACGTCTAG